A genomic region of Trifolium pratense cultivar HEN17-A07 linkage group LG3, ARS_RC_1.1, whole genome shotgun sequence contains the following coding sequences:
- the LOC123918434 gene encoding two-component response regulator ORR26-like isoform X2, with protein sequence MNDMDSYGFLQHVTQQINIPVIMMCDDGSRSAVMKAIDDGACDYWIKPLTESLIMNMWQHVARKLWKENKNIELMSEGVINTSVKQESVEKNNDKPESSTNKTRVKWSPEMNIKFIRTVVELNIDKATPKKILERMNVPGLTREHVASKLQKYRLELKSGGTKKQKKQNRIAEATTESKISNESSEFDFQAYDASTLHVVPNNFMPTNFPQQPNNFSHQPNNVPIKFYQTDSEEETSSPASINQQQDCNGFGTNSIINPAFISTLNAQFPNAQVRNVYLAQHYPSPNSNDSTSTYDL encoded by the exons ATGAATGATATGGATTCATATGGATTTTTGCAACATGTTACCCAACAAATCAACATCCCTGTTATTA TGATGTGTGATGATGGCTCAAGAAGTGCTGTGATGAAGGCTATTGATGATGGAGCTTGTGACTATTGGATCAAACCTTTAACTGAGAGTCTAATTATGAACATGTGGCAACATGTTGCAAGGAAACTTTggaaggaaaataaaaacatagaaTTAATGAGTGAAGGAGTGATCAACACTAGTGTGAAACAAGAGAGTGTTGAAAAGAATAATGACAAACCTGAATCATCAACAAATAAGACACGTGTTAAATGGTCACCTGAGATGAATATAAAGTTTATTAGAACTGTGGTGGAACTCAACATTGATA AGGCAACACCCAAAAAGATTCTTGAAAGGATGAATGTGCCTGGATTGACAAGAGAGCATGTAGCTAGTAAATTACag AAATACAGACTTGAATTGAAGAGTGGAGggacaaagaaacaaaaaaaacagaACAGAATTGCAGAAGCTACTACAGAATCAAAGATTTCAAATGAATCTTCCGAGTTTGATTTTCAAGCTTATGATGCTTCTACTCTTCATGTTGTTCCCAATAATTTCATGCCAACAAATTTTCCTCAGCAGCCCAACAATTTTTCTCACCAGCCTAACAATGTTCCAATTAAGTTTTATCAAACTGACTCTGAGGAAGAAACAAGTTCGCCAGCTTCTATAAACCAGCAGCAGGATTGCAATGGATTTGGGACTAACTCTATTATTAATCCAGCATTTATAAGTACTCTTAATGCACAATTTCCAAACGCACAAGTTCGAAATGTTTACTTAGCCCAACATTATCCCTCACCAAATTCCAATGATTCAACCTCTACATATGATCTTTGA
- the LOC123913574 gene encoding two-component response regulator ARR14-like, with the protein MAQQFSTHIRVLVVDHDINLLNAIEKVCYKFNYTVKTCSKVSDALYLLMEKNNSFDMVLIEAKMPDMNSYEFLRHVTQQINIPVLMMCVDGSRSVVMKAINDGACDYWIKPLTEDLIMNMWQHVARKIWKENKNLELMSEKLEVEVGMKKGERYDLKLSLNDPKIEGVINTNVKEENFEQNNDKPESSVKKTRVTWSLELHKKFVSIVKELNVDKAGPKKILARMNEPGLTREHVASHLQKYRLYLKRGETKKQNKTAEATTESKISNGSSEFDFQAYDASTDHHVVPNNFIPTNFPHQPNNFPPEPIVNAVPVNVYQADSEEETSSSTSINQHQNCNGFGTNSIINPTFINTLNARFPNAQVRNIFLAWHHPSPNSNDSTTSSNDL; encoded by the exons ATGGCACAACAATTTTCAACCCATATTAGGGTTCTCGTGGTTGATCATGATATCAATCTTCTCAATGCTATTGAGAAAGTATGCTATAAATTCAATTACACAG tcAAGACATGCTCCAAAGTTTCGGATGCTTTATATcttttgatggaaaaaaataatagttttgaCATGGTACTAATTGAAGCCAAAATGCCTGATATGAATTCATATGAATTTTTGCGACATGTTACACAACAAATCAACATTCCTGTTCTTA TGATGTGTGTTGATGGCTCAAGAAGTGTTGTGATGAAGGCTATTAACGATGGAGCTTGTGATTATTGGATCAAACCTTTGACCGAGGATCTAATTATGAACATGTGGCAACATGTTGCAAGGAAAatttggaaagaaaataaaaacctagAATTAATGAGTGAAAAATTGGAGGTTGAAGTCGGTATGAAAAAAGGGGAGAGATATGATTTAAAATTGTCGTTAAATGATCCAAAGATAGAAGGAGTGATCAACACTAATGTGAAAGAAGAGAATTTTGAACAGAATAATGACAAACCTGAATCATCAGTAAAGAAGACACGTGTTACATGGTCATTAGAGTTGCATAAAAAATTTGTTAGTATTGTAAAGGAACTGAACGTTGATA aggCAGGACCCAAAAAAATTCTTGCAAGAATGAATGAGCCTGGATTGACAAGAGAGCATGTAGCTAGTCACTTACag AAATATAGACTATATTTGAAGAGAGGAGAGACTAAGAAACAGAACAAAACTGCCGAAGCTACTACTGAATCCAAGATTTCAAATGGATCTTCAGAATTTGATTTTCAAGCTTACGATGCTTCTACTGATCATCATGTTGTTCCCAACAATTTCATACCAACAAATTTTCCTCACCAGCCCAATAATTTTCCTCCTGAACCTATAGTTAATGCAGTTCCAGTTAATGTTTATCAAGCTGATTCTGAGGAAGAAACAAGTTCATCAACATCTATTAACCAGCATCAGAATTGCAATGGATTTGGGACTAATTCTATTATTAATCCAACATTTATAAATACTCTTAATGCACGATTTCCAAACGCGCAAGTTCGAAACATTTTCTTAGCCTGGCATCATCCCTCACCAAATTCCAATGACTCAACAACCTCTTCCAATGATCTTTGA
- the LOC123918434 gene encoding two-component response regulator ORR26-like isoform X1 produces the protein MALPQQFSTHIRVLVIDHDINLLNAIEKVCYKFNYKVKSCSKVSDAFNILLGKKDIFDLVLIEAKMNDMDSYGFLQHVTQQINIPVIMMCDDGSRSAVMKAIDDGACDYWIKPLTESLIMNMWQHVARKLWKENKNIELMSEGVINTSVKQESVEKNNDKPESSTNKTRVKWSPEMNIKFIRTVVELNIDKATPKKILERMNVPGLTREHVASKLQKYRLELKSGGTKKQKKQNRIAEATTESKISNESSEFDFQAYDASTLHVVPNNFMPTNFPQQPNNFSHQPNNVPIKFYQTDSEEETSSPASINQQQDCNGFGTNSIINPAFISTLNAQFPNAQVRNVYLAQHYPSPNSNDSTSTYDL, from the exons ATGGCACTTCCTCAACAATTTTCAACTCATATTAGGGTTCTTGTGATTGATCATGATATCAATCTTCTCAATGCTATTGAGAAAGTATGctataaattcaattacaaAG tTAAGTCATGCTCCAAGGTTTCTGATGCTTTCAATATTTTGTTGggaaaaaaagatatttttgatTTGGTGCTAATTGAAGCTAAAATGAATGATATGGATTCATATGGATTTTTGCAACATGTTACCCAACAAATCAACATCCCTGTTATTA TGATGTGTGATGATGGCTCAAGAAGTGCTGTGATGAAGGCTATTGATGATGGAGCTTGTGACTATTGGATCAAACCTTTAACTGAGAGTCTAATTATGAACATGTGGCAACATGTTGCAAGGAAACTTTggaaggaaaataaaaacatagaaTTAATGAGTGAAGGAGTGATCAACACTAGTGTGAAACAAGAGAGTGTTGAAAAGAATAATGACAAACCTGAATCATCAACAAATAAGACACGTGTTAAATGGTCACCTGAGATGAATATAAAGTTTATTAGAACTGTGGTGGAACTCAACATTGATA AGGCAACACCCAAAAAGATTCTTGAAAGGATGAATGTGCCTGGATTGACAAGAGAGCATGTAGCTAGTAAATTACag AAATACAGACTTGAATTGAAGAGTGGAGggacaaagaaacaaaaaaaacagaACAGAATTGCAGAAGCTACTACAGAATCAAAGATTTCAAATGAATCTTCCGAGTTTGATTTTCAAGCTTATGATGCTTCTACTCTTCATGTTGTTCCCAATAATTTCATGCCAACAAATTTTCCTCAGCAGCCCAACAATTTTTCTCACCAGCCTAACAATGTTCCAATTAAGTTTTATCAAACTGACTCTGAGGAAGAAACAAGTTCGCCAGCTTCTATAAACCAGCAGCAGGATTGCAATGGATTTGGGACTAACTCTATTATTAATCCAGCATTTATAAGTACTCTTAATGCACAATTTCCAAACGCACAAGTTCGAAATGTTTACTTAGCCCAACATTATCCCTCACCAAATTCCAATGATTCAACCTCTACATATGATCTTTGA
- the LOC123913562 gene encoding two-component response regulator ARR2-like: MTLSIEEELLSLEQFTSNVRVLAIDHDINILNTIEKMCSQFDYPVKTCTKVSEALNLLNKKKDYFDVVVIEAQMPDTDSYDFLKHVIQQFNIPVIMMCANDSRSVVMKAVINGACDSWIKPLSEDQIKFIWKHVAMKVFNETKKLEINEKLGVEVKKELEKDDSKLPLIGATREREVENSDTKESVVEEGKDKHESPPKKARVIWSRELHKKFVNALMDLNIDNAVPRKILEKMKVPELTREQVASHLQMLVA, translated from the exons atgACACTTTCTATTGAGGAAGAGTTGCTTTCTCTTGAACAATTTACATCCAATGTTAGGGTTCTTGCTATTGATCATGATATCAATATTCTCAATACTATTGAGAAAATGTGCTCTCAATTCGATTATCCAG tTAAGACATGCACCAAAGTTTCTGAAGCCTTAAAtcttttgaacaaaaaaaaagattattttgaTGTGGTAGTGATTGAAGCTCAAATGCCCGACACGGATTCTTATGATTTTTTGAAACATGTTATACAACAATTTAATATCCCTGTCATTA TGATGTGTGCTAATGATTCAAGAAGTGTTGTGATGAAGGCTGTTATAAACGGGGCTTGTGATTCTTGGATCAAACCATTGAGTGAGGATCAAATCAAGTTCATATGGAAACATGTTGCAATGAAAGTTTTTAATGAAACAAAAAAGCtagaaattaatgaaaaattaggGGTTGAAGTAAAGAAAGAATTAGAGAAAGATGATTCAAAATTGCCATTAATTGGTGCAACAAGAGAAAGAGAGGTCGAAAATAGTGACACAAAAGAGAGTGTTGTTGAAGAGGGCAAAGATAAACATGAATCTCCACCTAAGAAAGCACGAGTTATATGGTCACGAGAATTGCATAAAAAATTTGTCAATGCTCTAATGGATCTTAACATTGATA aTGCAGTACCAAGAAAAATTCTAGAAAAGATGAAAGTGCCTGAATTGACAAGAGAGCAAGTTGCTAGTCATCTAcag ATGCTTGTTGCATGA